Proteins encoded in a region of the Leptolyngbya subtilissima AS-A7 genome:
- a CDS encoding anti-sigma regulatory factor, translated as MKIQSSADVVLVRQAVRQFAIELGFGLVDQTKIVTAASELARNTLDYGGGGTVQLETLQDGGRRGLRLTFEDQGPGIPDIEMALKDGFTSGGGLGMGLGGAKRLANEFKIESVVGEGTRIIVVRWK; from the coding sequence ATGAAAATTCAATCTTCTGCGGATGTGGTTTTGGTTAGACAAGCCGTGCGCCAGTTTGCCATTGAGCTTGGCTTTGGTTTAGTAGATCAAACCAAAATTGTCACCGCTGCCAGCGAGCTCGCTCGCAACACCCTAGATTATGGAGGAGGGGGAACTGTTCAGTTAGAAACGCTTCAGGACGGTGGGCGGCGCGGTCTCAGGCTCACTTTTGAAGATCAGGGGCCAGGCATTCCAGATATTGAAATGGCGCTCAAGGATGGCTTCACCTCAGGGGGCGGGCTGGGGATGGGGTTAGGAGGTGCAAAGCGGCTGGCCAACGAGTTTAAAATTGAGTCTGTGGTAGGAGAAGGAACGCGAATAATCGTCGTACGCTGGAAGTAA
- a CDS encoding STAS domain-containing protein — translation MERIPILQMGEFLLVTIQVDMHDRLAMTLQDDLTNRISQTNASGVLIDISALDIVDSFIGRILGNIAKMSQVMDAETVVVGMQPAVAITLVELGLSLTGIRTALNVEKGMTLLQATVAKSANDRFISTEWDMEDDAED, via the coding sequence ATGGAACGGATTCCCATCCTTCAAATGGGCGAATTTCTGCTCGTCACCATTCAGGTCGACATGCACGATCGCCTAGCAATGACACTACAAGATGACCTGACTAATCGCATTAGTCAAACCAACGCCAGCGGGGTTTTAATTGACATTTCTGCGCTAGATATTGTCGATTCTTTCATCGGTAGAATTTTAGGCAACATTGCCAAAATGTCGCAGGTCATGGATGCTGAAACGGTGGTTGTTGGCATGCAACCTGCCGTCGCGATTACCTTGGTGGAGCTAGGGCTTTCCCTCACCGGCATTCGCACAGCATTGAATGTGGAAAAGGGGATGACACTGTTGCAGGCGACGGTCGCTAAATCCGCAAATGATCGGTTCATTTCTACGGAATGGGACATGGAAGACGATGCAGAAGATTGA
- a CDS encoding STAS domain-containing protein, with translation MEMTHTSKIPEILKTHEAELLSEWNQELIATNTRKGLIKEAELQVECREFLKLLRVAAQSGNLSNIQALEWREVRELLTSISRSRSHKGFTPSETATFIFSFKRPLFDCLRKQLQNSAELGEEIWQATNLLDRLGLLVVEAYQKSREEVILRQQEEMMELSTPVVKLWDGILALPIIGTLDSARTQVVMESLLQKIVETGSEVAIIDITGVPTVDTLTAQHLLKTVTAARLMGADCIISGIRPQIAQTIVYLGIDLADVTTKATLADAFLMALRRKGTTITRK, from the coding sequence ATGGAAATGACTCACACCAGTAAGATACCGGAGATACTGAAAACTCATGAGGCAGAATTGCTGTCGGAGTGGAATCAGGAACTAATCGCTACAAACACCCGCAAAGGGTTGATTAAAGAAGCAGAGCTACAGGTAGAGTGCCGAGAGTTTCTCAAGTTGCTTCGCGTCGCGGCTCAATCCGGTAACTTGAGCAATATTCAGGCGCTCGAATGGCGAGAGGTGCGAGAACTGCTGACTAGCATCTCGCGATCGCGCTCCCACAAAGGCTTCACGCCCAGTGAAACGGCTACCTTTATCTTTTCCTTCAAGCGACCGCTCTTTGATTGTCTGCGGAAGCAACTGCAAAACTCCGCTGAGCTCGGTGAAGAGATTTGGCAAGCCACCAACCTGCTCGATCGCCTAGGGCTGCTAGTGGTAGAAGCCTATCAAAAGTCGCGAGAAGAGGTGATATTGCGGCAGCAGGAAGAAATGATGGAGCTGTCTACGCCAGTGGTCAAGCTTTGGGACGGCATTTTGGCCTTGCCGATCATTGGCACCCTCGACAGTGCCCGTACTCAGGTCGTAATGGAGTCGCTACTGCAGAAGATTGTTGAAACCGGCTCAGAAGTTGCCATTATTGACATCACTGGGGTGCCGACCGTCGATACGCTGACCGCTCAACATTTGCTGAAGACGGTTACAGCCGCTCGCCTCATGGGCGCCGACTGCATCATTAGCGGCATTCGACCTCAAATTGCCCAAACAATCGTATATCTCGGCATCGATTTAGCTGATGTAACCACAAAAGCAACCTTAGCTGATGCCTTTCTCATGGCATTAAGGCGAAAGGGAACCACCATCACCCGCAAGTAG